One genomic window of Verrucomicrobiia bacterium includes the following:
- the coaE gene encoding dephospho-CoA kinase (Dephospho-CoA kinase (CoaE) performs the final step in coenzyme A biosynthesis.), which produces MKLWGLTGGVGMGKSTLAAVLRNLGFEVVDTDSLAREFTRPGEQALSEIVRTFGSSIVDEKGELRRGALADLVFSDSSARHRLHEILHPRIRNAWKARLMAWRRAGIENGVVVIPLLFETNAEEEFDHTLCVACSTTSQWNRLSARNWISKHIEQRIASQMPIEEKMQRSTFVVWTEGPMEITVQQVKRILAHL; this is translated from the coding sequence ATGAAACTGTGGGGTTTGACGGGCGGGGTGGGAATGGGCAAGTCAACGCTGGCCGCAGTCTTGCGGAACCTCGGGTTCGAGGTGGTGGATACAGATTCCCTGGCCCGTGAATTCACGCGACCAGGGGAGCAGGCGCTGTCGGAAATTGTCAGGACCTTCGGATCCTCTATTGTCGATGAAAAAGGCGAGTTGCGCCGGGGAGCCCTTGCCGACCTGGTTTTCTCCGACTCTTCCGCCCGCCACCGCTTGCACGAGATCCTGCATCCGAGAATCCGAAATGCCTGGAAGGCGCGACTCATGGCGTGGCGCCGCGCGGGAATAGAGAACGGCGTAGTAGTTATTCCCCTCCTTTTCGAAACGAACGCGGAAGAGGAGTTTGATCATACTCTTTGCGTAGCTTGTTCGACGACGTCGCAATGGAATCGCTTATCAGCGCGCAATTGGATCTCAAAACACATTGAGCAGCGAATTGCATCCCAAATGCCTATCGAGGAGAAGATGCAACGATCCACCTTCGTGGTTTGGACCGAAGGGCCCATGGAAATAACGGTGCAGCAGGTGAAGCGCATTCTCGCGCACCTGTAA